In Coriobacteriia bacterium, one genomic interval encodes:
- a CDS encoding ABC transporter permease, which translates to MTQVTGTVREHAKVVAVTGALLGAAAAFASHGISFNQNRIIEGEPTSLVNGLGVWGWILVGAWVVAGLVSLSPLPDRIRGIVVTVLGGAAPVLMLWGAGIAASAHVAAASDVARTSLLWAAWLSLFASYVVIFAATAWLEAGSLRAVLTYLPVAGVIGLALTGQLSELAVAREYANNAESFAVELRLHLAYVGGAVSIGLISGLILGLIAVRRRSLEPAIFGTLNVLQVFPTLAFIGLMNPILTGASERIPLLEALGVRGVGWAPVIIVLSAYAVYPIARNTYTSLSSLDSDVLDAARGVGMSRTRMLAEIEFPLALPVIIAGLRVALVQTTAGAIVAGLIGGGGLGTFVFLGAGETATDLILLGVIPIMVLALFFDRSVLALQRALQPWDTTR; encoded by the coding sequence GTGACGCAGGTCACCGGCACAGTACGTGAACATGCGAAGGTCGTTGCGGTCACCGGGGCACTCCTCGGGGCCGCGGCGGCCTTCGCCTCGCACGGCATCTCGTTCAACCAGAACCGCATCATCGAGGGTGAACCGACGTCGCTCGTCAACGGTCTCGGTGTCTGGGGATGGATTCTCGTTGGAGCGTGGGTCGTTGCGGGTCTCGTATCGCTCAGTCCCCTGCCGGATCGGATTCGCGGGATCGTGGTGACCGTGTTGGGCGGCGCGGCTCCCGTGCTGATGCTCTGGGGTGCAGGCATTGCGGCCTCTGCCCACGTGGCTGCTGCCTCGGACGTCGCGCGCACATCACTGCTGTGGGCGGCGTGGCTTTCCCTGTTCGCCTCCTACGTCGTCATCTTCGCGGCGACGGCGTGGTTGGAGGCAGGCTCGCTGAGGGCCGTTCTCACGTATCTCCCGGTCGCCGGGGTTATCGGGCTCGCACTGACCGGGCAGCTCTCCGAGCTTGCCGTGGCGCGTGAGTACGCGAACAACGCTGAGTCCTTCGCCGTGGAGCTCAGGCTGCACCTGGCGTACGTCGGGGGCGCGGTATCCATCGGGCTCATCTCCGGACTGATCCTCGGGCTGATCGCGGTTCGGCGGCGCTCGCTGGAGCCGGCGATCTTCGGCACGCTCAATGTGCTCCAGGTGTTCCCGACACTCGCGTTCATCGGCCTGATGAACCCCATCCTCACCGGCGCGTCAGAGCGCATCCCGTTGCTCGAGGCCCTGGGCGTTCGAGGTGTGGGGTGGGCGCCGGTCATAATCGTGCTGTCCGCATACGCCGTGTATCCGATCGCCCGCAACACCTACACCTCGCTCTCGAGCCTCGATTCAGATGTGCTCGACGCGGCACGCGGGGTCGGTATGAGCCGCACTCGTATGCTCGCCGAGATCGAGTTCCCGCTCGCACTCCCGGTCATCATCGCCGGGCTGCGTGTCGCGCTGGTTCAGACGACCGCGGGCGCCATAGTGGCCGGACTGATCGGCGGTGGAGGCCTCGGCACCTTCGTTTTCTTGGGTGCCGGTGAGACCGCGACCGACCTGATCCTTCTCGGCGTGATCCCGATAATGGTGCTTGCGCTGTTCTTCGACCGCTCCGTACTCGCCCTCCAGCGAGCTCTGCAACCTTGGGACACAACACGATGA